A region from the Salicibibacter cibarius genome encodes:
- the ribH gene encoding 6,7-dimethyl-8-ribityllumazine synthase, which translates to MGETFEGSLVATDVKIGIVVGRFNEFITGKLLEGAKGTLVRHGASPENIDVAKVPGAFEIPFAAKQMVKTEQYDAIITLGTVIRGSTPHFDYVCNEVSKGVSSLSLSYDTPVIFGVITTETIEQAIERAGTKAGNKGAEAATAAIEMANLTKVISGGER; encoded by the coding sequence ATGGGAGAAACATTTGAAGGAAGCTTGGTCGCAACAGATGTAAAAATAGGCATTGTCGTCGGTCGCTTTAACGAATTCATTACCGGCAAACTTCTTGAAGGCGCAAAAGGGACGTTGGTTCGACACGGGGCGAGCCCGGAAAACATTGATGTCGCCAAAGTGCCTGGTGCCTTTGAAATTCCTTTTGCCGCAAAACAGATGGTAAAAACTGAACAGTACGATGCAATTATTACGCTCGGCACCGTTATCCGCGGCTCAACGCCTCATTTTGATTACGTGTGCAACGAAGTTTCGAAAGGCGTTTCGTCGCTGTCGCTTTCCTACGATACACCGGTTATTTTCGGCGTGATCACGACGGAAACCATCGAGCAAGCGATTGAGCGTGCCGGCACAAAAGCAGGGAATAAAGGGGCGGAAGCGGCAACTGCCGCGATTGAAATGGCAAACCTTACAAAGGTTATTTCGGGCGGTGAACGTTAA
- the ribD gene encoding bifunctional diaminohydroxyphosphoribosylaminopyrimidine deaminase/5-amino-6-(5-phosphoribosylamino)uracil reductase RibD, producing MNDHWYMQRALDLAAAMEGQTSPNPMVGAVVVKDGRIVGTGAHMGAGGDHAEVHALKMAEGCTDGATMYVTLEPCNHHGRTPPCAKQIIEAGIARVVVAVKDVNPEVAGSGIEALRNAGVETEVGVLAEKAAKLNATFFHYVQTGKPFVTVKTASSLNGKMATPKGLSPWITGEAALEDVHQLRHIHDAILVGVGTVIDDDPALTTRLEIGGRNPIRVVLDRYLRTPSDAQLVTDGKAPTWIFTEESPKSKNASVLEQKGVRVNSLPTVTPKKVLAELGRADIQSVLVEGGKTIISAFIAENEVQRYISYVAPKLFSADTAMELEVEYAQMVGGDIKITATAKKGDASCLQG from the coding sequence ATGAATGATCATTGGTATATGCAGCGTGCCTTGGATTTGGCTGCCGCGATGGAAGGGCAGACGTCGCCGAATCCAATGGTGGGCGCTGTCGTTGTAAAAGATGGACGAATCGTCGGGACCGGTGCTCACATGGGTGCCGGCGGCGATCATGCCGAAGTGCATGCGTTGAAGATGGCAGAGGGCTGTACAGATGGCGCGACCATGTATGTGACGCTTGAGCCTTGCAATCATCACGGACGCACACCCCCTTGCGCAAAACAAATCATAGAGGCTGGGATTGCCCGTGTCGTCGTTGCCGTAAAGGATGTGAATCCGGAAGTAGCCGGGAGTGGCATCGAAGCGCTACGGAATGCCGGGGTGGAAACAGAGGTAGGCGTACTGGCAGAAAAAGCGGCAAAGCTAAATGCAACGTTTTTTCATTACGTGCAAACCGGCAAGCCTTTTGTCACCGTTAAAACAGCTTCATCGCTCAATGGGAAAATGGCAACACCAAAGGGCCTATCTCCATGGATCACCGGGGAAGCGGCGCTTGAAGATGTTCATCAACTTCGCCATATTCATGACGCGATTCTCGTAGGTGTTGGCACTGTAATAGATGACGACCCGGCACTCACGACCCGTTTGGAAATCGGAGGAAGAAATCCGATCAGGGTTGTGCTGGACCGCTATTTGCGCACACCGTCAGATGCACAACTTGTAACCGATGGAAAGGCTCCCACATGGATTTTTACGGAAGAAAGCCCGAAATCTAAAAACGCATCCGTGTTGGAACAAAAAGGCGTTCGTGTTAACTCGTTGCCAACGGTAACGCCTAAAAAGGTGCTTGCTGAACTCGGCCGAGCCGACATTCAATCCGTTCTGGTCGAGGGTGGAAAAACGATCATTTCCGCGTTTATAGCCGAAAATGAAGTTCAACGTTACATCTCCTATGTCGCTCCGAAATTGTTCAGTGCAGATACCGCGATGGAGCTTGAGGTGGAATATGCGCAAATGGTTGGCGGAGATATAAAAATTACAGCGACAGCAAAGAAGGGGGATGCATCATGTTTACAGGGTTGA
- a CDS encoding glutaredoxin family protein, translating to MTVTVYTQTGCSPCKLFKMWLKHNNISYQEKNITEHETYLQEFRHYGASGIPYTIIHQQDEERAYVGATPKLKKALKQMSHSLS from the coding sequence ATGACGGTAACCGTTTATACGCAAACAGGATGTAGCCCTTGTAAACTTTTTAAAATGTGGCTTAAGCACAACAACATCTCTTATCAGGAAAAGAATATTACGGAACATGAAACGTATTTGCAAGAGTTTCGGCATTATGGTGCTTCAGGCATTCCGTATACGATTATTCACCAACAGGATGAGGAAAGAGCCTATGTCGGCGCGACACCAAAACTGAAAAAAGCGTTAAAACAAATGAGCCACTCTCTAAGTTAG
- a CDS encoding YvrJ family protein, whose protein sequence is MEQLPDWMIFLGNFGFPTLVAVYLLVRFEKRIDGLTHAIQDLQASNNHKGEE, encoded by the coding sequence ATGGAGCAATTACCTGATTGGATGATATTTTTAGGGAATTTTGGTTTCCCCACGCTTGTTGCCGTCTATTTGCTCGTGCGCTTTGAAAAACGGATCGATGGCTTAACTCATGCCATTCAAGATTTACAAGCATCCAACAACCACAAAGGAGAGGAATAA
- a CDS encoding N-acetylmuramoyl-L-alanine amidase, whose amino-acid sequence MEIIEDMIPTSNSNRPGTSLTPTHVTVHETANTAVGADAAMHADYVKGDDAQDRQVSWHYTVDDTVIIQHLPTNEVGWHAGSEGNEQSVGIELCVNQDGNFEQTRARAVSLIQFLMAELDISLENVVTHQSWTGQNCPANLLNDWSNFINEISDEDGEEPSPSGQQIRVITDTLWVYDEPDWDARYTTVQEGEIFTVEEELTVNGSLMYQLRSGLYITGNPEYVEMME is encoded by the coding sequence ATGGAAATTATCGAAGACATGATTCCAACGTCTAATAGCAATCGTCCAGGAACGTCCTTAACCCCAACGCATGTAACGGTTCATGAAACGGCCAATACAGCCGTAGGAGCCGATGCAGCCATGCATGCCGATTATGTGAAAGGGGACGATGCTCAGGATCGACAAGTTTCTTGGCATTACACTGTGGATGATACCGTCATCATCCAACATCTTCCCACGAATGAAGTTGGCTGGCATGCGGGAAGTGAAGGAAATGAGCAATCGGTAGGAATTGAGCTTTGTGTCAATCAAGACGGGAATTTCGAACAGACCCGAGCAAGGGCGGTGTCTCTCATCCAATTTTTGATGGCGGAGTTGGATATTTCCTTGGAAAATGTGGTAACCCATCAATCGTGGACAGGCCAAAACTGCCCAGCGAATTTACTGAATGATTGGAGTAACTTTATCAATGAAATCAGTGATGAGGATGGAGAAGAACCGTCGCCTAGTGGCCAGCAAATTAGAGTCATTACGGATACCCTTTGGGTTTATGATGAACCGGATTGGGACGCACGTTATACGACGGTCCAAGAGGGAGAAATTTTTACGGTTGAAGAGGAACTAACCGTAAATGGATCCTTGATGTACCAACTGCGAAGTGGATTGTATATCACAGGGAACCCGGAATATGTAGAAATGATGGAATAA
- a CDS encoding riboflavin synthase, giving the protein MFTGLIEEVGVVDNIVQTGQNGQITIRCAHVLEDARIGDSIAVNGVCLTVTSIHDAQFTADIMAETFASTSLSQLKPNDPVNLERSMTATDRFGGHIVAGHVDGVGEIIKRTTESGAVNFEVKFTDDLLRYIVKKGSVTVDGISLTVAHEHADRFTVAIIPHTLKETNLGSKSVGDHVNIETDIIGKYVEKLLQPTNRDEQSEEMIGRLLEKTKGGKGNV; this is encoded by the coding sequence ATGTTTACAGGGTTGATTGAGGAAGTCGGGGTGGTCGACAACATTGTCCAAACCGGTCAAAACGGGCAAATAACGATCCGTTGTGCACACGTATTGGAAGACGCACGGATCGGAGATAGCATCGCGGTTAACGGGGTGTGCTTGACGGTCACTTCGATCCACGACGCTCAATTTACAGCAGATATCATGGCAGAAACGTTCGCGAGCACGAGCCTTTCCCAACTCAAGCCCAATGATCCGGTCAACCTTGAACGGTCAATGACTGCAACGGACCGTTTTGGCGGACATATCGTTGCGGGCCATGTCGATGGGGTCGGGGAGATCATAAAACGCACAACCGAAAGCGGAGCGGTGAATTTTGAGGTCAAATTTACGGATGATTTACTGCGCTATATTGTGAAAAAAGGTTCGGTAACCGTTGATGGGATTAGCTTGACGGTCGCCCATGAACATGCTGATCGTTTTACCGTCGCGATCATTCCCCATACGCTTAAAGAAACAAATCTCGGTAGTAAATCTGTCGGAGACCATGTGAATATAGAAACGGATATTATCGGCAAATATGTAGAAAAATTACTACAGCCAACGAACAGGGATGAGCAGTCGGAAGAAATGATCGGTAGACTTCTCGAGAAAACGAAAGGGGGGAAAGGTAATGTTTGA
- a CDS encoding bifunctional 3,4-dihydroxy-2-butanone-4-phosphate synthase/GTP cyclohydrolase II, with translation MFDSVEKGVKALREGRVIVVCDDEDRENEGDMVALASTATADTVNFMAKHARGLICAPITRERANSLSLPQMVNDNTDPHGTAFTVSVDHRDTTTGISAEERAKTVRALASDTAKASDFKRPGHIFPLVAQDGGVLKRAGHTEAAVDLARATGSGAEAGLICEVMNEDGTMARVPDLKAIADEYGIPMITISDLIHYRREHDSLVQREVETALPTKFGAFRAVGYSDADEGQENIALVKGNIADGAPVLVRIHSECMTGDVFGSERCDCGPQLHAALEKIEEEGRGILLYMRQEGRGIGLMNKLRAYKLQEEGYDTVNANEELGYSADLRDYGIGAQILRDLGVEKVRLLTNNPWKISGLESYGINVDERIGLQLPPLEHNESYLQTKFHKLGHLLEF, from the coding sequence ATGTTTGATTCGGTGGAAAAGGGAGTTAAAGCCCTTCGCGAAGGGAGAGTCATCGTCGTTTGTGACGATGAAGATCGTGAAAATGAAGGCGATATGGTGGCGCTCGCGAGCACTGCGACTGCCGATACGGTTAATTTCATGGCCAAACACGCCCGCGGTCTTATTTGTGCCCCTATTACACGGGAACGCGCGAATAGCTTGTCGCTCCCGCAAATGGTGAATGACAACACGGATCCCCATGGCACGGCATTTACGGTCAGCGTGGACCATCGTGATACGACAACGGGCATTTCTGCCGAGGAACGGGCGAAAACAGTGCGGGCACTCGCATCCGATACGGCAAAAGCTTCCGACTTTAAGCGGCCAGGGCATATTTTCCCCCTTGTGGCCCAGGATGGTGGCGTGCTCAAGCGCGCGGGGCACACGGAAGCTGCTGTAGATCTGGCCAGAGCCACCGGTTCAGGCGCGGAGGCCGGGTTGATTTGCGAAGTTATGAATGAAGACGGGACTATGGCGCGTGTGCCGGATTTGAAAGCCATTGCTGACGAGTACGGTATCCCGATGATTACAATTTCCGATCTTATCCATTATCGCCGCGAACATGATTCGCTCGTTCAGCGTGAAGTGGAAACGGCGCTACCGACGAAATTCGGTGCTTTTCGTGCGGTCGGGTACTCGGATGCAGACGAAGGGCAGGAAAACATTGCGCTCGTCAAAGGGAATATTGCCGACGGAGCCCCGGTCCTCGTTCGTATTCATTCGGAGTGCATGACCGGTGATGTTTTCGGATCTGAACGCTGCGATTGCGGTCCACAACTGCACGCGGCGCTTGAAAAAATTGAAGAAGAAGGCCGGGGCATTTTGCTCTATATGCGCCAGGAAGGCCGGGGCATTGGGCTTATGAATAAACTACGCGCATACAAATTGCAAGAAGAGGGGTACGACACGGTGAATGCCAATGAAGAGCTCGGCTATTCCGCTGATTTGCGCGACTATGGGATCGGCGCACAAATTTTGCGGGACCTGGGAGTAGAAAAGGTACGCCTGTTAACGAATAACCCATGGAAAATCAGCGGGCTCGAAAGCTATGGCATAAATGTGGATGAACGCATCGGCCTGCAACTGCCCCCATTGGAACACAACGAATCTTATTTGCAAACAAAATTTCATAAGCTCGGGCATTTGCTTGAATTTTAG
- the tnpA gene encoding IS200/IS605 family transposase, producing MDGYRKSSHTVYDIKYHVIWVTKYRYQVLRGDIAHRVRELIRQGCEARNITILQGSVGKDHIHLLLSCPPSIAPSKIMQYLKGRSSRLLQDEFPALKKKYWGQHLWARGYFCTTVGNVTEEIIRNYIENQSTERRDDIFGIDE from the coding sequence ATGGATGGATATCGGAAAAGCAGTCATACGGTCTATGATATCAAGTACCACGTAATCTGGGTAACAAAATATAGATATCAAGTGTTGCGGGGAGATATCGCCCACCGTGTCAGGGAATTGATTAGACAGGGGTGCGAAGCAAGGAATATTACGATATTGCAAGGAAGCGTAGGCAAGGACCATATTCACTTGTTGTTATCATGCCCGCCGAGTATCGCTCCGAGTAAAATCATGCAATATCTCAAAGGAAGATCATCGAGATTATTGCAAGATGAATTCCCAGCTCTGAAGAAGAAGTACTGGGGGCAACACTTATGGGCAAGAGGATATTTTTGTACCACCGTAGGAAATGTGACCGAAGAAATCATTAGAAACTATATCGAAAATCAATCAACTGAGAGAAGGGATGATATCTTCGGGATTGATGAATGA
- a CDS encoding peptidoglycan-binding domain-containing protein, with the protein MSIDDRTVTAESRRRFIETVQKQLIRENPSALPEYGIDGIYGEETDLAVQDFQSQEGLTVDGIAGPETNNALREAILFGEGSEGEGVEMLQEDLTWFYFEPDGGIDGIYGPGTEQAVRDFQSDNDLSVDGIAGPNTLEMMDELIETILVEEGDTNSLVRRIQEQLNEQDSVDLSIDVDGIFGPETEGAVEDFQEATDQQVDGIAGPVTMNLLDLEAVHPGTMEEFEAYFQGRPFETDITEANESDQEVFKELVESHEVYLDNNPSDETSLTVSEGLDIDLYADEDEFSLFYMSGQSGDNVYVFALFDKGENELIGLGFAEVEGDQYEDTTTLTSYDVDGEEIDAIEDTNLELTNADLDIQKEISETLLSISTQQEDDTFDEFVCNTEAAALGIITCAGLGPGAAILCGTLGAGVLATIWCPYEDNPIADNPLDIPPDPDNQ; encoded by the coding sequence ATGAGTATTGACGACAGAACAGTGACAGCAGAGTCAAGGAGACGATTCATTGAGACGGTCCAGAAACAGTTGATTCGTGAAAATCCCAGTGCCCTTCCGGAGTATGGCATCGATGGCATTTATGGAGAAGAAACAGACCTTGCGGTCCAAGATTTTCAAAGCCAAGAAGGGCTGACCGTGGATGGCATTGCCGGACCGGAAACCAATAATGCCCTCAGAGAAGCCATTTTGTTTGGCGAAGGTTCTGAAGGCGAAGGGGTCGAAATGCTTCAGGAAGACCTCACGTGGTTCTACTTTGAACCTGACGGTGGCATTGATGGCATTTACGGCCCAGGTACGGAACAAGCGGTTCGAGACTTTCAATCCGATAATGATCTTTCCGTCGATGGGATTGCTGGTCCAAATACCCTTGAAATGATGGACGAGCTCATTGAAACCATTCTTGTTGAGGAAGGCGATACGAATAGTTTGGTTCGTCGTATTCAAGAACAATTGAATGAGCAAGACAGCGTCGATCTTAGCATTGATGTCGATGGTATTTTCGGTCCAGAAACTGAGGGAGCTGTTGAGGATTTTCAAGAAGCCACGGATCAACAAGTTGATGGGATTGCTGGACCAGTAACCATGAACTTACTTGATCTTGAAGCTGTTCATCCTGGTACTATGGAAGAATTTGAAGCATATTTTCAAGGAAGGCCTTTTGAAACAGATATTACTGAGGCCAATGAATCTGATCAAGAAGTGTTTAAAGAGTTGGTTGAAAGTCACGAGGTGTACCTCGACAACAATCCCTCGGATGAAACAAGCTTAACCGTTTCTGAAGGGTTGGATATAGATTTATACGCTGATGAAGACGAGTTTTCTTTGTTTTATATGTCTGGCCAATCAGGAGACAATGTTTACGTATTTGCGCTTTTCGATAAAGGTGAAAATGAGTTAATTGGATTAGGATTTGCAGAAGTTGAGGGAGACCAATACGAAGATACAACGACATTGACGAGTTATGATGTAGATGGTGAAGAAATTGATGCAATCGAAGACACTAATTTGGAGCTTACTAATGCAGATTTAGATATTCAGAAAGAAATTTCCGAAACGCTTCTGTCGATCTCTACCCAGCAAGAGGACGATACTTTCGATGAATTCGTTTGTAATACTGAAGCAGCTGCATTGGGAATAATTACATGTGCTGGACTTGGTCCTGGGGCTGCAATTCTATGTGGAACTCTTGGTGCCGGCGTTCTCGCAACTATATGGTGTCCTTATGAGGATAACCCAATAGCAGATAATCCACTCGATATACCACCGGATCCTGATAATCAATAA